Proteins encoded within one genomic window of Bacteroidales bacterium:
- a CDS encoding aspartate 1-decarboxylase, with amino-acid sequence MNIQVLKSKIHRVTVTGADLNYVGSITIDEILMEAANIIEGEKVQIVNNNNGERIETYVIKGVRNSGKIELNGAAARRVQPGDIIIIFSYATMDFEEAKSFKPAVIFPDTDTNMIID; translated from the coding sequence ATGAATATACAAGTCTTAAAATCTAAAATTCACAGAGTAACTGTTACAGGTGCAGACTTGAATTATGTTGGCAGCATAACCATTGATGAAATATTAATGGAAGCAGCTAACATTATAGAAGGCGAAAAAGTCCAAATTGTCAATAATAACAACGGAGAACGAATTGAAACCTATGTTATAAAAGGTGTAAGAAATTCCGGCAAGATTGAACTTAACGGGGCAGCAGCTCGAAGAGTACAACCCGGGGATATTATCATTATCTTTTCCTATGCAACAATGGACTTTGAAGAAGCAAAATCATTTAAACCTGCTGTTATCTTCCCTGATACAGATACTAATATGATTATTGATTAA
- the scpA gene encoding methylmalonyl-CoA mutase — MRPDFTKIDFKSTMPSGKKPKTKGEKFITPEQIELDAFYTKDDMQEMEHLDFAAGIPPYLRGPYSTMYVMRPWTIRQYAGFSTAEESNAFYRRNLAAGQKGLSVAFDLATHRGYDSDHERVEGDVGKAGVAIDSILDMEILFDQIPLNKMSVSMTMNGAVLPILAFYIVAGLEQGAKLEELIGTIQNDILKEFMVRNTYIYPPQPSMRIIADIFEYTSQKMPKFNSISISGYHMQEAGATADIELAYTLADGLEYLRAGVKAGMDIDSFAPRLSFFWAIGMNHFTEIAKLRAARMLWAKIVKQFNPKNPKSMALRTHSQTSGWSLTEQDPFNNIARTCIEATAAVLGHTQSLHTNALDEAIALPTDFSARIARNTQIYLQEETGITKTVDPWAGSYYVEKLTHEIAHKAWKLIEEVEELGGMAKAIETGIPKMKIEEASARKQARIDSKKDTIVGINKYKLEKEEPLDILEVDNTAVRKAQIERLKKLKAERNNEEVQKALDAITESMKTGKGNLLELSVDAAKKRASLGEISTAIEKVAGRYKAVIRSISGVYSSESKNDMSFEKAKELADKFAEQEGRRPRIMVAKMGQDGHDRGAKVVATGYADIGFDVDIGPLFQTPAEAAKQAVENDVHILGVSSLAAGHKTLVPQVIEELKKLGREDIMIICGGVIPHQDYQFLYDAGVVGIFGPGSSVSEAAVQILEILLD, encoded by the coding sequence ATGCGACCCGATTTCACAAAAATAGATTTTAAATCAACAATGCCTTCCGGAAAGAAACCTAAAACCAAAGGCGAAAAGTTTATTACACCTGAACAAATAGAATTAGATGCTTTTTATACCAAAGATGATATGCAGGAAATGGAGCATTTAGATTTTGCTGCAGGAATTCCGCCGTATTTAAGAGGCCCCTACTCTACCATGTATGTCATGCGGCCCTGGACAATCAGGCAATATGCAGGATTCTCAACAGCAGAAGAATCAAATGCTTTTTACAGAAGAAATCTTGCTGCAGGACAAAAAGGTTTGTCTGTTGCTTTTGACCTTGCAACACACAGAGGTTATGATTCTGATCATGAGCGAGTTGAGGGTGATGTCGGTAAAGCCGGTGTTGCTATTGACTCAATATTAGACATGGAGATCTTATTCGATCAAATTCCTTTGAATAAGATGTCGGTTTCAATGACTATGAACGGAGCTGTATTACCGATATTAGCATTCTACATTGTTGCAGGATTAGAACAAGGAGCAAAATTAGAAGAGTTAATCGGAACTATTCAGAATGATATTCTGAAAGAATTCATGGTCAGAAATACATACATTTATCCGCCTCAACCATCTATGAGAATCATTGCTGATATTTTTGAATACACCTCACAAAAAATGCCTAAATTCAATTCTATCAGTATATCCGGTTATCATATGCAAGAAGCCGGAGCTACAGCAGATATTGAATTAGCATATACACTTGCTGACGGACTTGAATATTTAAGAGCCGGTGTTAAGGCAGGAATGGATATTGATTCCTTTGCTCCAAGATTATCATTTTTCTGGGCAATCGGGATGAACCATTTTACTGAAATTGCAAAATTACGTGCAGCCAGAATGTTATGGGCAAAGATCGTGAAGCAATTCAATCCGAAGAATCCGAAATCTATGGCATTGAGAACGCATAGTCAAACATCCGGATGGAGTTTAACGGAACAAGATCCTTTTAACAATATTGCAAGAACTTGTATTGAAGCAACAGCAGCTGTATTAGGACACACTCAATCTTTACACACCAATGCTTTAGATGAAGCCATTGCTTTACCGACAGATTTTTCGGCAAGGATAGCTCGAAACACCCAAATATATTTACAGGAAGAAACAGGAATCACAAAAACGGTTGATCCTTGGGCAGGATCCTATTATGTTGAGAAATTGACGCATGAAATCGCACATAAAGCTTGGAAATTAATTGAAGAAGTTGAAGAACTTGGCGGTATGGCAAAAGCAATTGAAACCGGTATCCCTAAAATGAAAATTGAAGAAGCATCAGCCCGAAAGCAAGCAAGAATTGACAGCAAAAAAGATACGATTGTAGGTATCAATAAATACAAACTTGAAAAAGAAGAACCGCTTGACATTCTCGAAGTTGATAACACTGCCGTCAGAAAAGCTCAAATTGAACGTTTAAAGAAACTGAAAGCAGAAAGAAATAATGAGGAAGTTCAAAAAGCATTAGATGCAATTACCGAATCAATGAAAACAGGTAAAGGCAATTTACTGGAATTATCAGTAGATGCAGCCAAGAAACGAGCAAGTCTTGGTGAAATTTCTACCGCAATAGAAAAAGTTGCCGGCAGATACAAAGCTGTTATTCGCTCAATTTCAGGAGTTTATTCATCAGAATCAAAAAATGACATGAGTTTTGAAAAAGCAAAAGAATTAGCCGATAAGTTTGCAGAACAAGAAGGCAGAAGGCCCAGAATAATGGTAGCAAAAATGGGACAAGACGGCCATGATCGAGGAGCAAAAGTTGTTGCAACCGGTTATGCCGATATTGGTTTTGACGTGGATATAGGGCCGCTTTTCCAAACTCCTGCCGAAGCTGCAAAACAAGCTGTTGAAAATGATGTTCATATTCTCGGCGTATCAAGTCTCGCTGCCGGACACAAAACATTGGTTCCTCAAGTCATTGAAGAATTAAAGAAACTTGGCCGTGAAGATATTATGATTATTTGCGGAGGTGTTATTCCTCATCAAGATTATCAATTCTTGTATGATGCAGGCGTTGTCGGTATTTTTGGCCCCGGTTCATCGGTTTCGGAAGCTGCTGTTCAGATTTTGGAGATATTGTTGGATTAG
- a CDS encoding type II toxin-antitoxin system VapC family toxin, producing MGKRYLIDTNVIIYLSADKIPEKGKEFVIKIIDEQPEISVITKIELLGFKNVPEVITEFTKIAKNYSVDNEIVEQTIRLRKEYKIKLPDAIIAATAINYNLTLITRNEKDFEKISEVKVINPFEI from the coding sequence ATGGGAAAGAGATATTTAATTGACACTAATGTAATAATTTATTTATCTGCTGATAAGATACCGGAAAAAGGGAAAGAATTTGTAATTAAAATTATTGATGAACAACCTGAAATATCTGTTATTACAAAAATTGAATTACTCGGTTTTAAGAATGTTCCCGAAGTAATAACAGAATTTACTAAAATTGCAAAAAATTACTCTGTGGATAATGAGATAGTAGAACAAACTATTCGATTAAGAAAAGAATATAAAATTAAACTTCCTGATGCAATAATAGCAGCTACTGCGATAAATTATAATTTAACTTTAATTACGCGAAATGAAAAAGATTTTGAAAAGATTTCAGAAGTTAAAGTTATTAATCCGTTTGAGATATAA